Proteins from one Microscilla marina ATCC 23134 genomic window:
- a CDS encoding leucine-rich repeat domain-containing protein, with protein MYRVKYGWLLVCVLYTLTSCAQNKQETVKLLSMEALEKMKGTDPEETIEKPEEVIKLDLTGGVGTKHIKNLSQFKNLQYLSLASNSLNQFSPAITEMKNLQWLDISGNMLNQLPEDIGKLITLRRLHIGGNPIKELPATIGKLTNLEYLHLADVKLTSYPKELSQLKKLQEVVLQNNNLKSLPDFFGELESLQAIYLDYNSELNIEQTIKVLSKLNHLEEIVLVGSNVKRLPEAMGKIKSLKNCLLMLSLWICLKLHQF; from the coding sequence ATGTATAGAGTAAAATACGGCTGGCTGTTAGTATGTGTATTATATACCTTGACCAGTTGCGCCCAAAACAAGCAAGAAACCGTGAAACTATTGAGTATGGAAGCGTTGGAAAAAATGAAGGGCACCGACCCTGAAGAAACCATTGAAAAACCTGAAGAAGTAATAAAGTTGGATTTGACGGGGGGAGTAGGTACCAAACATATCAAGAATTTGTCACAGTTTAAAAACTTGCAGTATTTGTCGTTAGCAAGCAACAGTTTGAATCAGTTTTCGCCAGCCATTACTGAAATGAAGAACCTACAGTGGTTAGATATTTCGGGTAATATGCTCAATCAGTTGCCAGAAGATATAGGCAAGCTTATTACGTTACGTAGACTACACATAGGAGGAAACCCTATAAAAGAACTTCCTGCAACAATAGGTAAATTGACAAATTTGGAGTATTTGCACCTAGCTGATGTAAAGCTTACATCTTACCCTAAAGAATTGAGTCAACTAAAAAAGCTTCAGGAGGTAGTGTTGCAGAACAATAATTTAAAGTCTCTACCTGACTTCTTCGGTGAGCTAGAATCTCTACAAGCTATTTATTTAGATTATAACTCTGAGCTCAACATTGAACAAACTATAAAAGTATTGTCTAAATTAAATCATCTAGAGGAAATAGTCTTGGTCGGTAGCAATGTTAAAAGGTTACCAGAAGCAATGGGTAAGATAAAATCTTTGAAAAACTGTCTTTTGATGCTAAGCTTATGGATATGTCTCAAGCTGCATCAGTTTTAA
- a CDS encoding leucine-rich repeat domain-containing protein, with protein sequence MKKYIGLCSFLFLLTMTSCAQNKQNAVKLLSMEALEKMEAVALEKALEKPEEVIKLDLTGNGKKHIQTLGQFKNLQYLSLEGSELGEIPKVVFDLPHLQWLNIVDNKLDKLPKGIGKLAQIRRLDVGSNPFTELPAEIGKLTTLEELGLASTQIKTYPQEFANLKKLHSINFLMANVKELPEVLGKLSSLKNIYLHFNPEIDSKQVFGVLTKLPNLEVLIYDNCNVTTLPQEVTQLKSLKKFEFGDKDINTSQVLKLLGELPKLEYSTMSVLKTLPKDVRQLKKLKTLQLMLTKNTQEEQDQVFISLQGMSSLKYLHVYGDDFKPLTKEIGKLAQLTTLKLIGNSLKTLPEEIKNLTKLQLLDLTRNDFSDQEKARIKKLLPNTEIKF encoded by the coding sequence ATGAAAAAATATATTGGGCTATGCAGTTTCCTGTTTTTGCTGACAATGACCAGCTGCGCCCAAAACAAGCAAAACGCCGTGAAACTATTGAGTATGGAAGCATTAGAAAAAATGGAGGCAGTAGCTCTTGAAAAAGCGTTGGAAAAGCCAGAGGAGGTGATAAAGCTAGATTTAACAGGAAATGGTAAGAAGCATATTCAGACTTTGGGGCAGTTTAAGAACCTACAATATTTATCTCTTGAAGGATCTGAGTTGGGCGAAATACCAAAGGTAGTATTTGACTTGCCCCATTTACAGTGGTTAAATATAGTAGATAATAAGTTAGATAAATTGCCCAAAGGCATAGGTAAATTAGCTCAAATACGTAGGTTAGATGTAGGAAGCAACCCTTTTACTGAGTTACCAGCCGAAATCGGTAAATTAACTACACTTGAGGAGTTAGGTTTGGCAAGTACCCAAATTAAAACTTACCCACAGGAGTTTGCTAATTTAAAAAAATTACATTCAATCAATTTCCTAATGGCTAATGTGAAAGAGTTACCTGAGGTATTGGGTAAGCTATCTTCACTTAAAAACATCTATTTGCACTTTAACCCTGAAATTGATTCTAAACAAGTGTTTGGTGTATTGACCAAACTGCCAAATCTGGAGGTGTTAATTTATGACAACTGTAATGTAACTACTTTGCCACAAGAAGTAACTCAGCTGAAAAGCCTAAAAAAGTTTGAGTTTGGTGATAAGGATATAAATACAAGTCAGGTATTAAAGTTATTAGGAGAGTTACCGAAACTTGAGTACTCAACCATGAGCGTATTAAAAACTTTACCGAAAGACGTTAGACAATTAAAAAAACTAAAAACCTTACAGTTAATGTTAACAAAAAATACTCAAGAAGAACAAGACCAAGTATTTATAAGCTTACAAGGAATGTCCTCACTAAAGTATTTACATGTGTATGGTGATGATTTTAAACCTTTGACCAAAGAAATAGGTAAACTTGCCCAATTGACAACCTTAAAGCTCATTGGTAATAGTTTGAAAACGCTTCCCGAAGAAATTAAAAATCTTACAAAATTACAGTTGTTAGACCTTACACGAAACGATTTCTCCGACCAAGAAAAAGCCCGCATCAAAAAATTATTACCGAATACCGAGATTAAGTTTTAA